A genomic window from Scomber scombrus chromosome 18, fScoSco1.1, whole genome shotgun sequence includes:
- the b9d1 gene encoding B9 domain-containing protein 1: MATNNPSVFLLTVNGQIEGANFPEYDNLYCKYCFVYGHDWAPTSGLEEGITQITCKGSQSSHRLIWNFPLETTFKSTNPSGWPQLVVSVYGPDVFGNDVVRGYGATHIPFTPGQHTCTIPMFVPEPTWRLQKFTSWLLGRRPEYTDPKVVAQGEGREVTRVRSQGFVTVSFHIMTKDMKKLGYDTGPSNLSSNRSYSATSGWSTEEQLWNT, translated from the exons ATGGCTACAAACAACCCGTCCGTGTTTCTTCTCACGGTGAACGGGCAGATTGAGGGAGCGAAT tttccAGAGTACGACAACTTGTACTGCAAATACTGTTTTGTTTACGGCCACGACTGGGCTCCTACTTCG GGCTTGGAGGAAGGCATCACTCAAATAACCTGTAAAGGCAGTCAGTCTTCACACAGATTAATATGGAACTTCCCTCTGGAAACAACCTTTAAGAGCACAAACCCTTCTGGAT GGCCTCAGCTTGTGGTGAGTGTGTACGGTCCAGATGTGTTTGGCAACGATGTGGTGAGGGGCTATGGAGCGACTCACATCCCCTTTACACCTGGACA aCATACATGTACCATCCCCATGTTTGTGCCTGAACCCACATGGAGACTTCAGAAATTCACAAG TTGGCTGTTGGGACGGCGGCCCGAGTACACAGACCCTAAAGTAGTAGCCCAGGGTGAAGGGagagaag TGACACGGGTTCGTTCCCAAGGCTTCGTTACCGTCTCCTTTCACATCATGACCAAAGACATGAAGAAACTGGGCTACGACACAGGACCGTCAAACCTTTCAAGCAATCGGTCATATTCGGCCACATCGGGCTGGTCAACAGAAGAGCAGCTGTGGAACACGTAG